One stretch of Pedobacter riviphilus DNA includes these proteins:
- a CDS encoding M13 family metallopeptidase — protein sequence MKIKLFLPAAGVLLFAACQNKSHQETDTVNARTEFFDKAGMDTTVKPSDNFFLYANGKWMKNTEIPKTETGWGSFYTLYNDNLKNLNSILENASKANAAKGSTKQKVGDFYTSGMDTLTIEKLGIEPIKPLLNKIEGIKNDKDLINFVADGYKNGEGDLLDFGVEPDDKLSTKNALSFTQAGLTLPDRSYYLEQDDKAKKIRAEYIKYITKIFNLSGDSANAAKYADNILKLETAIAQSHSTPVQLRDPQKNYNKMTVADFQKQTPNIEWKSVLSKLGANTDTVIVRQPKYYQTLSSLIKSQPIEIWKEKLKFDALNRSANAFTKKFRDAKFAFFSKTLYGQQAPTERWKAIVNATDRNLGELLGQLYAEKYFKPEAKERMLTLVNNLQKVYAERIQKVDWMTPETKKKALEKLNAFIKKIGYPDKWKKYDDVEVSKSTYYANLQSASKHAYKEMMDKLGKNVDKTEWGMTPPTVNAYYNPSFNEIVFPAGILQFPFFDFAADDAINYGAIGAVIGHEMTHGFDDQGRQYDAVGNLKEWWTKADADKFKIKAGKVETFYNNFSLLDNQHVNGSLTLGENLADIGGLNIAYDAFKLTEQGKGDKKIDGFTPDQRFFLSFAQVWRIKSRDESMRVRLKTDPHSPEMFRVNGPVYNMEAFYKAFNIPTTAKMYIAPTNRLGVW from the coding sequence ATGAAAATTAAATTATTTCTTCCGGCGGCAGGCGTTTTGCTATTTGCGGCGTGCCAGAATAAGAGCCATCAAGAAACCGATACGGTAAATGCACGTACCGAATTTTTCGATAAGGCTGGCATGGATACCACCGTAAAACCCAGCGATAACTTTTTCCTGTATGCCAATGGGAAATGGATGAAAAACACCGAAATTCCTAAAACCGAAACAGGCTGGGGTTCTTTTTATACTTTATATAACGATAACCTAAAGAATCTGAACAGCATCCTCGAAAACGCGTCAAAAGCTAATGCAGCTAAAGGAAGTACCAAACAGAAAGTTGGCGATTTCTATACCAGTGGAATGGATACCCTTACCATCGAAAAGTTGGGCATCGAACCTATAAAACCACTCTTAAATAAAATAGAAGGGATTAAAAATGACAAGGATTTAATCAATTTTGTTGCCGACGGCTATAAAAACGGTGAGGGAGATTTATTGGACTTTGGCGTAGAACCGGATGATAAATTAAGTACCAAAAATGCTTTATCATTTACGCAGGCCGGTCTTACCCTGCCAGATCGCAGTTATTATTTAGAACAAGATGATAAGGCAAAAAAAATCAGAGCCGAGTACATTAAATACATCACAAAAATTTTTAACCTGTCAGGCGATTCAGCGAATGCGGCTAAATATGCCGACAATATTTTAAAACTGGAAACAGCAATTGCACAATCGCATTCAACTCCAGTACAACTACGCGATCCACAGAAAAATTATAACAAAATGACGGTGGCTGACTTTCAAAAGCAGACCCCGAACATTGAGTGGAAATCTGTTTTAAGTAAACTGGGGGCAAACACAGATACGGTTATCGTTAGGCAGCCAAAATATTATCAAACCTTGTCATCCCTGATAAAAAGCCAGCCTATCGAAATCTGGAAAGAAAAATTAAAGTTTGATGCTTTAAACAGATCGGCCAATGCCTTTACCAAAAAATTCAGAGATGCTAAATTCGCTTTTTTCTCTAAAACACTCTATGGCCAACAGGCACCAACAGAAAGATGGAAAGCCATTGTAAACGCTACGGATCGTAATTTAGGCGAGCTTTTAGGCCAATTATATGCCGAAAAGTATTTCAAGCCTGAGGCTAAAGAGCGTATGTTAACCCTGGTAAACAACTTACAAAAGGTATATGCAGAAAGAATCCAGAAGGTAGACTGGATGACACCAGAAACCAAAAAGAAAGCTTTAGAAAAGCTAAACGCATTTATCAAAAAAATCGGCTATCCTGATAAGTGGAAAAAGTACGATGATGTTGAGGTTTCTAAAAGCACTTATTATGCAAACCTTCAATCGGCAAGTAAACATGCTTACAAAGAAATGATGGATAAACTGGGCAAAAATGTTGATAAAACAGAGTGGGGAATGACTCCACCTACTGTTAATGCCTATTACAATCCCTCTTTCAACGAAATTGTTTTCCCTGCCGGAATTTTACAGTTCCCTTTCTTTGACTTTGCCGCAGACGATGCTATTAACTATGGTGCTATAGGTGCAGTAATTGGTCATGAAATGACACATGGTTTTGACGATCAAGGTCGCCAGTATGATGCAGTAGGCAACTTAAAAGAATGGTGGACCAAAGCCGATGCTGATAAATTTAAGATCAAAGCTGGTAAAGTAGAAACATTTTACAATAACTTCTCGCTGTTGGATAATCAGCATGTAAATGGTTCGTTAACCTTAGGTGAAAACCTTGCCGATATTGGTGGATTAAACATTGCATACGATGCTTTTAAGTTAACTGAACAAGGAAAAGGTGATAAAAAAATTGATGGTTTTACACCTGATCAACGTTTCTTTCTAAGTTTTGCGCAAGTATGGAGAATCAAATCCCGTGACGAAAGTATGCGTGTAAGATTAAAAACAGATCCTCATAGCCCGGAGATGTTCCGTGTAAATGGCCCTGTATATAATATGGAAGCATTTTACAAGGCATTCAACATTCCTACTACGGCGAAAATGTATATCGCTCCAACAAACCGATTAGGGGTCTGGTAA
- a CDS encoding CapA family protein — MKFINNILILPFILIILISCTSNNAQVTAPVAKQDTVIRKIKDTISITAVGDIMLGSAFPSKTNLPPDDAVNSFRAVDSLLKGDIVFGNLEGCFLNSGNSNKCNGINPNNCYAFRMPEHYAGIYKEAGFNVLSIANNHVGDFDAKGRKNTARILDSLQIHYAGQVNKPFEVFEKDSVKYAFCAFAPNENTVSINKIDSAKALVARLKLMADIVIVSFHGGGEGARFEHVPRKNEIFYKENRGNVYAFAHAVIDAGADVVLGHGPHVTRAVEVYKNKFIAYSLGNFCTYGMFSLKGNNGIAPLLQLKINAKGDFLYADITSVKQDKINRLTLDVNHSAFKRIRELTDADFTGHKLKFADNRISLKD, encoded by the coding sequence ATGAAGTTCATCAATAACATCCTAATCTTACCTTTTATCCTAATTATTTTAATTAGTTGCACAAGCAATAATGCACAGGTTACTGCGCCTGTAGCCAAACAAGACACGGTGATCAGAAAAATAAAGGATACCATATCCATTACCGCTGTAGGCGATATTATGCTCGGTTCCGCTTTTCCATCTAAAACAAACCTGCCCCCTGATGATGCTGTAAACAGCTTTCGGGCGGTTGATAGTTTGTTAAAAGGAGATATTGTTTTTGGAAACTTAGAGGGCTGCTTCCTGAACTCAGGTAATTCGAACAAATGTAATGGCATTAATCCGAACAACTGTTATGCTTTTAGAATGCCAGAGCACTATGCCGGGATATACAAGGAGGCAGGATTTAATGTCTTGAGCATTGCCAATAACCATGTTGGCGATTTTGATGCAAAAGGGAGGAAAAATACAGCAAGGATTTTAGATTCGCTACAAATCCATTACGCCGGACAGGTAAACAAACCTTTTGAAGTTTTTGAAAAAGACAGTGTAAAGTATGCGTTCTGTGCTTTTGCCCCGAATGAGAATACAGTATCGATTAATAAGATTGATAGTGCGAAGGCTTTAGTAGCCCGTTTAAAATTAATGGCCGATATTGTGATTGTTTCTTTTCATGGTGGAGGTGAAGGTGCAAGGTTTGAACATGTTCCGCGCAAAAATGAGATTTTTTATAAGGAGAACAGAGGCAATGTTTATGCCTTTGCACATGCAGTTATTGATGCCGGGGCCGATGTGGTGCTGGGGCATGGTCCGCATGTAACAAGAGCTGTTGAAGTTTATAAAAATAAATTCATCGCTTACAGTTTGGGCAATTTTTGTACCTATGGGATGTTCAGCTTAAAAGGTAATAACGGTATTGCGCCTTTGCTTCAGCTAAAAATAAATGCGAAAGGCGATTTTCTATATGCGGATATTACCTCAGTTAAGCAGGATAAAATTAACCGTTTAACCCTGGATGTTAATCATAGTGCTTTTAAACGGATCAGAGAATTAACAGATGCTGATTTCACTGGCCATAAGTTGAAATTTGCTGACAACAGAATCAGTTTAAAAGATTAA
- a CDS encoding C40 family peptidase encodes MIKKILFSTLIAICTLSAAFAQTKTKESGKELNDPDNLASQYFSQVMGVAVDATSNLKLYKFIYEWIGTPYSYGGNTKRGIDCSAFTKAIYDKVFNTTIRRNSRDIFSMVDPLSKEDLKEGDLVFFKIKSRSISHVGIYLGDNRFAHASSSRGVVISNLNEPYYSRYFYKGGRVLESFKKEFTVE; translated from the coding sequence ATGATTAAAAAAATTTTGTTTTCTACTCTAATTGCTATTTGCACGCTCTCAGCCGCATTTGCGCAAACAAAAACAAAAGAATCTGGTAAAGAATTAAATGATCCTGATAACCTTGCATCCCAATATTTTTCGCAGGTTATGGGCGTTGCGGTAGATGCGACTTCGAATTTAAAACTGTACAAGTTTATTTACGAATGGATCGGAACTCCTTATAGTTATGGTGGAAACACCAAAAGAGGAATCGATTGTTCGGCTTTTACCAAAGCGATTTACGATAAAGTTTTCAACACCACCATTCGAAGAAATTCACGCGATATTTTCAGCATGGTAGATCCATTATCAAAAGAAGATTTAAAAGAAGGCGATTTAGTTTTCTTCAAGATTAAAAGCAGAAGTATTTCACATGTTGGTATTTACCTGGGCGATAACAGATTTGCACATGCATCAAGTTCTCGTGGTGTGGTAATCAGCAACCTTAACGAACCTTATTACAGCCGTTATTTTTACAAGGGCGGCCGCGTTTTAGAATCGTTTAAGAAAGAATTCACTGTAGAATAA
- the pdhA gene encoding pyruvate dehydrogenase (acetyl-transferring) E1 component subunit alpha — protein MSAVEINKDTWLKWFESMLLMRKFEEKTGQLYGQQKIRGFCHLYIGQEAVVAGAISAMQKGDSMITTYRDHAHALALGVSADSIMAEMYGKATGCSKGKGGSMHMFSKEHNFYGGHAIVGGQIPLGAGVAFAEKYKGTDNVNICYMGDGAVRQGALNETFNMAMLWKLPVVFVCENNGYAMGTSVQRTTNMTDIYKIGLGFDMPCAPVDGMDPVAVHNAMDEAIQRARKGEGPTFLEMRTYRYRGHSMSDPAKYRTKEELEDYKAKDPVEHARETILKEKYADQAWIEEVEAKVKAIVDQAVKFAEESPWPDASELYKDVYMQQDYPYVTD, from the coding sequence ATGAGTGCAGTAGAAATAAATAAAGATACCTGGTTAAAGTGGTTCGAGTCGATGTTGCTGATGCGCAAATTCGAAGAAAAAACTGGCCAGTTATACGGACAACAAAAAATACGTGGCTTTTGTCATTTATACATTGGACAAGAAGCTGTAGTTGCAGGCGCAATATCTGCAATGCAAAAAGGTGATTCAATGATTACAACATACCGTGACCATGCCCATGCTTTAGCTTTAGGAGTTAGTGCCGATAGTATTATGGCAGAAATGTATGGTAAAGCTACAGGTTGCTCTAAAGGTAAAGGCGGTTCAATGCACATGTTCAGTAAAGAGCATAACTTCTATGGTGGCCATGCAATTGTTGGCGGTCAGATTCCATTAGGTGCTGGTGTTGCTTTTGCAGAAAAATACAAAGGAACTGATAATGTTAATATTTGTTATATGGGCGATGGTGCTGTGCGCCAGGGTGCATTAAACGAAACTTTCAACATGGCCATGCTCTGGAAATTACCTGTTGTTTTTGTTTGCGAAAACAATGGTTATGCAATGGGTACTTCAGTACAACGTACGACCAACATGACTGATATTTATAAAATAGGTTTAGGTTTCGATATGCCATGTGCACCTGTTGACGGTATGGATCCGGTTGCTGTACACAATGCAATGGACGAAGCGATTCAACGTGCACGTAAAGGCGAGGGACCTACCTTCTTAGAAATGAGAACTTACCGTTACCGCGGTCACTCAATGTCAGATCCGGCAAAATACCGTACCAAAGAAGAGTTAGAAGATTATAAAGCAAAAGATCCGGTTGAGCACGCAAGAGAAACTATTCTTAAAGAAAAGTATGCAGATCAGGCCTGGATTGAAGAAGTAGAGGCTAAAGTAAAAGCAATTGTAGATCAAGCAGTAAAATTTGCTGAAGAATCTCCTTGGCCTGATGCATCTGAATTATATAAAGATGTATATATGCAACAGGACTACCCTTACGTAACGGACTAA